TTAATATCTTAGTCAAAATAAAATCAGTTCTGGTTTTTGCTGATTTTGTCGATTTTTTCTGAGGTCTGTGCGATTTTTGAGCTGAGTGATTTTACTGTAGCGATGTTGGTTTCAATCTTTCCTACCGCTAAGGTGATCTCCTTATCAATAGCGGAAATTGATGAACGGACACTGCCAAGCACATCTTCAATGCTCCGTGTCTGGTTTGAGGTCTGCTCGGCAAGCTGTCTTACCTCCTGCGCTATTACGTTGAAGCCTGCGCCTGCCTCGCCGACGTGCTTTGCTTCAATAGACGCATTGAAGCCGAGCAGGGTCATCTGTGTAGCGACATTCTGTATGTACTTAAGTATAGAGTCGGTCTGTGCGACAGCCTTTGCTGACTCGGAAGCCTTTTCGCGAAGTGTGTCGAACTCTGCGGAAAGAACTTCGATAGCGGAATTGAGATCGTCAACGTTTCCGTTTATATCCTCGTAGTCGGAGCGTACTTCATCGAAAAGAATATCCGCTTCTTTATGCTCCTCGGTTATGCGGTACTTTTCGTAGCCGACCTGCGAAAGTGCCTGAGCCATCTTGTATAAAAGCTCGGCGGCATTGTTTACCTTTTCTTCGGAAACTATCGGCACTTTCTTTACAGCTTCCACATATTCATCGGGATCAACGTCAATCTCCTTTGCTATTGCACGGAACTTGTCAAGATCCGGTTCTTCGGTAAGCACCTGTCCGCCTATAAGCGAGCCGATCTGTTTGCCGTTTACGATTATCGGGGAAGCAAAATCGACAAGTCCGCCGTGGCAATAATATACCGCAGGCTTACCTGTTCTGCTTGCCTGCTCGCCGCCCTTAAGGTCGCAGAGATTGCAACGCTCACAGCCTACGCTCGATTTTCTCGTATAGTTCATGCAGAAATCGGTAGGACATGAAAGCTGGGTGACGGGACCGCTTTTATCTGTAGCCAATGCAGCCATACCGGTAGCCTTTGCAAATGCGTCCTGCAGGGACTGCAGCTGCGCTCTGTCTATAACGTCAAGTAAAGTAATTTCTTTTTCAGCCATTGTAATGACACCTTTCCTTTTCTATGTTGTACAAGGCGGACAATTGTTTATGAAAATTCGTGAAAACAACTGCCTCAATTAAGATTATACTCCGATTTAGATAAAAATGCAATACCAACGGAGAGCGATTTTGTTAAAATGAACAAGAGAAATTGAAATATTTAGTTATTATTTCCGATTTTTCTTTCTTCGACATAAAGGCAGACAAATTTTGCTTGATTTTGAAAACGAAATATGATATATTTTTAAATAGGAATAAGAAACTATAAAAATAGCCACATACTGAAAATCAGACTGCGTGGCTGAAAGGCGGAAAAACATGAAGATCCTTTATGCAGCAAGTGAAGCTCAGCCGGTAGCGGCTTCGGGCGGACTTGCGGATGTTGCAGGCTCACTTCCCAAAGCACTCGTTGAAGAAGGCCATGAGGCTTGCGTTGTAGTACCTCTCTATGTGAATACGATAAAACAGCAGTGGCGTGATCAGATGACGTATGTTACAAATTTTTCTGTGCCGGTAGGCTGGAGAAATCAGTATTGCGGACTTTTCACGGCAAAGATAAATAATGTTACATATTATTTTCTTGATAACGAGTATTATTTCAAGCGTGATTTCGGACTTTACGGTTATTATGACGATGCGGAAAGATATGCTTTCTTCTCCCGCGCCGTTCTTGAAATGCTCAAGGTCATCGACTTCAAGCCTCAGATAATAAATTCTAACGACTGGCAGTGCGCTCTTATACCTGTATACTACAGCATTTTCTACAGAAACGATGAAAAGCTGTGGGGCATAAAGAATGTATTTACTATACACAACATTCAGTACCAGGGCAGATACGGTATGGAGATACTTGAGGATGTTCTGGGTATACCCAAGCACTTCGCTTCTCTTATGGAATATGACAGGGATATAAACCTTATGAAAGCCGCCATTGAGGTTGCAGACAAGGTCACAACGGTATCTCCGACATATTCGAAGGAAATACTCGACCCGTGGTTCTCACACGGTCTTGACAGGGCGCTTTCGGACAAGCAGTACAAGACCTGCGGTTTCCTGAACGGCATAGACACGGATATGTACAACCCTGCTACAGATCCTTCAATCCCTGCAAACTTCACGGTTTCAAAGAAGGCAGGCAAGAAGATATGCACGCAGAAGCTGCTTGAAGAAGTAGGACTTCCTCAGGGTGAGGAGCCGGTTCTCGGTATGGTATCAAGACTTGTTGAGCATAAGGGCTTTGATCTTGTAAAGTGTGTGTTTGATGATATAATAAATCTCGGCTACAAGGTAGTTATATTAGGCTCGGGCGAGGCTCAGTACGAGCAGTTCTTCCACGAGATGCGCTGGAAATATCCCGACAGAGTGGCGTTTACCTGCGGATATATCCCTGACCTTGCAAAGAAAATCTATGCCGGAGCGAATATGTTCCTTATGCCCAGTAAGAGCGAGCCGTGCGGACTTGCACAGATGATCTCTCTGCGTTACGGCACTATCCCGATAGTACGCAAAACGGGCGGTCTTGCTGACAGCATAGTTGACTGCGGAGATGAGAACGGTACAGGCTATACCTTCCAGTCATATAACGCTCACGATATGCTCTATGCGGTAAAGAGAGCGAAGGATTGCTACTGGAACAAGACAGAGTGGAACAAGCTGGTCACCAGAGCTATGAAGGCGGATTTCAGCTGGAAGCAGTCGGCTAAGCTGTATATCGGTCTTTACAAGGAGCTTGCAGGAGAGCAGTAAGCGATAAAAATCAATATGAACGGGCAGTCGCTTCTATGAAACGTCACTGCCCGTCATTCGTGTAACCGAAAAATTTAATGTGTTAACAGAGAAAGAGGACAGAAAATGTTAATTGCGGTAATCGCTCTTGTGATAGGCGCTGCACTGTATGTTATGAGTATGGTCGGCGTGAATATCAATGCAAATGTTATATGCTCGCTCGGCGTGCTGATAGTGGGATTCGCTATGCTGATAAAGGGTGCGGATCTGTTTGTTGAGGGTGCGTCAAAAATTGCGGCTAAATTTAAAATTCCGCAGATAGTAATAGGTCTTACGATAGTGGCGATGGGAACTTCTGCGCCTGAGGCGGCTATCAGTATAAGTGCGGCGTTTCAGGATGCGGCGGCTATTTCGATAGGTAACGTGGTGGGCAGTAATATTATGAACATACTGCTGATACTCGGCGTAAGCGCACTGATAACAAACCTTAAGATAAAGCCGAACACGCTTAAATTCGAGATACCGTTTGTTGTGATCATAACCGCTGTATTACTGCTGCTCGGCTGGATAGGCGGAGGACTTGACAAGATAGACGGCGTTATCATGCTGGTGCTTTTTGCGGCGTTCTTAGGCTATCTGTTCTACCTTTACAAGAAGGGTGACGACAGCTCGGCAGATGAAGTGCCGCAGCTTACCGAAAAGGACAAGATACCCGTACTGATACTTATCACTCTTATAGGGCTTGTGAGCATCGTACTCGGCAGCGACCTTACGGTTGCATCTGCAAAGAGCATAGCGCAGGTAATAGGAGTGGATGACAGGACTATCTCGCTGACCGTTGTTGCATTCGGCACATCGCTGCCGGAGCTTATAACCTGCATTGCGGCTTCGCTCAAGAAGAAATCGGATATTGCTATAGGCAACATAATCGGCAGTAACATTTTCAATATATTGTTCGTTGTAGGTCTGGCATCAATATGCTCACCGAGCGTACTGACCTTCGGTGAGGCATTTATCATTGATACGATAGTTGCGATAGCTACTGCTGTACTGCTGGGTCTGCTCGTTTTACGCAAAAAGGAGCTTACAAGAGCGGGCGGTATAATTATGCTCGTTGCTTACGCAGGATATTTTGCGTATCTGTTTATTAATCCGTTAGGGCTTGCGTGACAGGAGGAAATATGGTATTTGAAAAAATAAGAAAAAATGACCGTGAAGAATATCTCGCTATGGAGCATGATTTCTATCATTCTCCCGCTGTGCTTCACCCTATACCCGATGAAAACCACGAGCGCACCTTCAATGTGCTGATGGAGGATTCGCCGTATGCGGTGTGCTATATGTTCCGCAGTGACGATAAAAAAGAGGTTTACGGCTTTGCACTGCTTGCACTTACTTATTCAAACGAGGCGGGCGGTATTGTGGTGTGGCTTGAGGAGATATATGTAAAGCCGGAGCATCGCTGTAAGGGCATAACCGGAGAATTTTTTAAGTTTATTGAAAAGGAATATGCCGATGCTGCAAGAATCCGTCTTGAAACAGAGCCTGACAACGAAAGAGCGGTAAGACTGTACGAAAGAAACGGATTCACAAAACTCGGCTATTCGCAGATGTATAAAGATAATTAACTTAAAAAATGTGTAAACGGTGTGAAAACGCAAAATTCGTTGTTGTATATCCACAAAAAAGTTTTCAAAGTTTGGATTAACTAATGGTTGATTGACGGTCGTAAATTTGGTATAATATAGGAGTATTAAGCGGCTTATAATGCCGTATCGGAGGTACATTATATGAAGAAAACGACCAAAAAGATTTCAGCGGCCGCTCTTGCTCTTGTAATGGGTGCGACAGCGTTTACGGGTTGCTCGGGAAGCACGAATTCCACACCCGGAGGAACGGACAGTGCCGCATCAACAACAAGCGGCGGAGCAGCTACCGGCAGTCAGAAGATAATGTCTTCTAACGAAAATGTAAAGAGTGCCGTAGACAACGTTTCTGTAGCGGAAGACTACAAGGATATTAAGGTTGATACGAAACTCAAGTTCATGGCGTGGTATGATATTCAGGAGGCATCGCCTGCGGTAGAGCTTTTCAAGACGCTTTACGGAACTCCTAAGAACAAGCCCGAGGGCTATGAAACAGTGGCTGACGAAAATGTTTTCGTAAATGTTAAGGTTTCCAACTACAACAACAGATACCTTGACCTTGCAAAGCTGGTTCAGTCGGATGAATCACCCGATACATTCCCTTTTGAAACATCCAACTATCCTTACGGAATTTATCAGAACCTTTTCCAGACAATCGACGGTGTTGTTGATACAAATACTGAGGATTGGGTTGATTATAAGCCGATCATAGACAAGTTCAACTGGGGCGGTAAGGTTTATACGCCTATTGTTGACGTAAACCCCGCAACTCTGCTCTGGTACAGAAAGTCCATCATTGAAGAAAACGGCTTTGATGATCCTTGGGAGCTGTTTGAAAAGGGCGAGTGGACTTGGTCAAAGTGCATCGAAATGGCAAGAAAGTTCACAGATCCCGACAACGCAAAGTATGCGTTTGACGGTTACGGCCTTGACCACGCATTTATCGCTACAACAGGTAAGCCCCTTATCGGTCTTGAGAACGGTAAGCTGGTAAGCAACCTCTATGATGCAAACATCGAAAAGTGCATGGATATGCTCCGTACATTCGATGATACTCAGGAACAGCTCCGTTATCCCAGAGAGATAGAAAACAACTGGACACCCAGCTATAATGAATGGGCTGACGGCAATACGCTCTTCATTGAGGACGGCACATGGAGATATGAAGAAACCTGGAGAAAGTTCAAGAAGAAAAACAAGTGGGAAGATGATGAGATAAACTTTGTACCCTTCCCCCAGATGGACGGTGCGGATACATATTATCAGGAAATGAAACAGGACGCTTATATGTTCGTTTCGGGTTCAAAGAATGCTGACGGTTATAAGGCGTGGATATATGCTAACCTGTTATCATCTAAGGATGAGGAAGTAAAGAAGGCAGGAAGACAGCAGTCTATTGATGAGTTCGACTGGAATGAAACACTTCTTGACAGACTTGATAAGCTGAAGGATCCTGCTACATTTGAATCGGTATTTGAGTTCAAGAACGGTATAGGCCCTGATATAGCAGACTCTACAAACGGTGAAAACGCAGTGGGCCATCTCACATCAGACGTTATAATGGGCGGTAATTCGTATACTACAGTCCGTGATGAAAACAAGGGCGTAATTGAAGCAAGAATCAAGGAACTTAACGCTACTGTTTCCTAAACCGAAAATCAATACAGATATAATGCCGACGGCAAAAGCCGTCGGCATTTTTATATATCAGAATACGCTTGCCGGCGTTATCTGCTGGCGGGTGATATACAGCTCGATAAGGCGTTTAAGCACGGCGCATTCGGAATAAATATCGTCCTCGCCGTTTTCGGCAAATACTTTTATTCTGGCAAGGCTCATAGCTATTTCGTTGTCGCATTCGGTATCCTCAACAAAGATGGTATGCTGCGACATTTTCCGCCAAAGCTGTTCGGCAAGGTCTGCCTTTTCGATGGCTTTTGCGGTGTCGTTTTCATCAACCGCCTGTGTAATCTCGTCGGCGGCAAGGTAGATCCTTCTTGCACAGGTGCCTGAATAATTGTAGCCGTAAAGGGCAAAAGCCACCATAGCTATGACTATTGCCGCACAGGCGGTAATTCGACCCATTTATTTATCCTCCGCTTTACATATCGGCTTTGTGCCGTATTTGTCATTGCTTTTAAGCACTGTATAAATGCCTTTGTCGGTGCTGTCTGTGAGCAGAAAAATATCCTTTATATCGAGCTTCATACTTTTAATCATTTCACGCAGTTTTGCTTCATCGCCGTTCCAGCGGCGAAGTCCGGGATAGTTTATTTCGCCGTCCTTTATAAGCAGGCAGGGCGGATCGCAGTTTGTCACCTGAATCCCGACGTCGCCGTTTTCAACGTTGCGGTAACGGCTTTTCTGATAGAAATTTATCTTGCCGGTCGTTTCTACTATTGCGTACTGCACCTGTGAAATATCGAATATCATACATTCACGCATTGCTTCCATAAGCTCGTCAACGCTGTAGCGAAGGTGCTTCATAACCTTGCGGTCGATTATGCCGTCGGTAATGATTATCTGAGGTGTGCCTGTCACAAGGCGGCGGAAGCGTGAATTCTTGAGCATAATAAAAGACATGAAAACGTCCATGCAGACTATCATCAGTATCGGGATAACTCCGTATATCATCGGGACGGTCGAATCCTCAAGCGACAACGTGGCGATATTGGATATAAGTATTGTCGTTACAAGCTCGGAGGGCTGTAACTGAGCAAGCTGTTTTTTGCCCATAAGACGCAGGGCGAATACTATAAGAATGTACAAAAGCACGGAACGGATAATTATTATCAGCATATTTTCCTCCATTGACGGAAAAGATAAGTTACAGATCGGCTACACAGCTATTATCTGCTGATTATCTTTCAATATGCGAGGAACTTAAATGAGCAATTCAAAAAAACTGCCTGATTTATCCGAAAAATCGGTAGAGAGTATAAACAGCGGCGACAGCAGGCTTGCCGCAAATCTTAATATCAACTGTTCTGAGGTAAGAAGGCTGATGAACAACAGCTCGGATCTTATAATCAAGTATTTTTCGTCCGACGGTCACAAGATGGCGGTTATCACCTGCGAGGGTATGATAGGAAAGGCGGAGCTTGCAAATCTGATTTTCCGTCCGCTTGTATCCGCACCGCCGAAAATACAGGACGATAACGAATTTTTTACAAAGGTCTGCTCGGATCTGCCGATTGCCGAAGAAC
This window of the [Eubacterium] siraeum genome carries:
- a CDS encoding GNAT family N-acetyltransferase: MVFEKIRKNDREEYLAMEHDFYHSPAVLHPIPDENHERTFNVLMEDSPYAVCYMFRSDDKKEVYGFALLALTYSNEAGGIVVWLEEIYVKPEHRCKGITGEFFKFIEKEYADAARIRLETEPDNERAVRLYERNGFTKLGYSQMYKDN
- a CDS encoding extracellular solute-binding protein, coding for MKKTTKKISAAALALVMGATAFTGCSGSTNSTPGGTDSAASTTSGGAATGSQKIMSSNENVKSAVDNVSVAEDYKDIKVDTKLKFMAWYDIQEASPAVELFKTLYGTPKNKPEGYETVADENVFVNVKVSNYNNRYLDLAKLVQSDESPDTFPFETSNYPYGIYQNLFQTIDGVVDTNTEDWVDYKPIIDKFNWGGKVYTPIVDVNPATLLWYRKSIIEENGFDDPWELFEKGEWTWSKCIEMARKFTDPDNAKYAFDGYGLDHAFIATTGKPLIGLENGKLVSNLYDANIEKCMDMLRTFDDTQEQLRYPREIENNWTPSYNEWADGNTLFIEDGTWRYEETWRKFKKKNKWEDDEINFVPFPQMDGADTYYQEMKQDAYMFVSGSKNADGYKAWIYANLLSSKDEEVKKAGRQQSIDEFDWNETLLDRLDKLKDPATFESVFEFKNGIGPDIADSTNGENAVGHLTSDVIMGGNSYTTVRDENKGVIEARIKELNATVS
- a CDS encoding calcium/sodium antiporter; its protein translation is MLIAVIALVIGAALYVMSMVGVNINANVICSLGVLIVGFAMLIKGADLFVEGASKIAAKFKIPQIVIGLTIVAMGTSAPEAAISISAAFQDAAAISIGNVVGSNIMNILLILGVSALITNLKIKPNTLKFEIPFVVIITAVLLLLGWIGGGLDKIDGVIMLVLFAAFLGYLFYLYKKGDDSSADEVPQLTEKDKIPVLILITLIGLVSIVLGSDLTVASAKSIAQVIGVDDRTISLTVVAFGTSLPELITCIAASLKKKSDIAIGNIIGSNIFNILFVVGLASICSPSVLTFGEAFIIDTIVAIATAVLLGLLVLRKKELTRAGGIIMLVAYAGYFAYLFINPLGLA
- a CDS encoding DUF4363 family protein, producing MGRITACAAIVIAMVAFALYGYNYSGTCARRIYLAADEITQAVDENDTAKAIEKADLAEQLWRKMSQHTIFVEDTECDNEIAMSLARIKVFAENGEDDIYSECAVLKRLIELYITRQQITPASVF
- a CDS encoding DUF421 domain-containing protein produces the protein MLIIIIRSVLLYILIVFALRLMGKKQLAQLQPSELVTTILISNIATLSLEDSTVPMIYGVIPILMIVCMDVFMSFIMLKNSRFRRLVTGTPQIIITDGIIDRKVMKHLRYSVDELMEAMRECMIFDISQVQYAIVETTGKINFYQKSRYRNVENGDVGIQVTNCDPPCLLIKDGEINYPGLRRWNGDEAKLREMIKSMKLDIKDIFLLTDSTDKGIYTVLKSNDKYGTKPICKAEDK
- a CDS encoding PocR ligand-binding domain-containing protein, producing the protein MAEKEITLLDVIDRAQLQSLQDAFAKATGMAALATDKSGPVTQLSCPTDFCMNYTRKSSVGCERCNLCDLKGGEQASRTGKPAVYYCHGGLVDFASPIIVNGKQIGSLIGGQVLTEEPDLDKFRAIAKEIDVDPDEYVEAVKKVPIVSEEKVNNAAELLYKMAQALSQVGYEKYRITEEHKEADILFDEVRSDYEDINGNVDDLNSAIEVLSAEFDTLREKASESAKAVAQTDSILKYIQNVATQMTLLGFNASIEAKHVGEAGAGFNVIAQEVRQLAEQTSNQTRSIEDVLGSVRSSISAIDKEITLAVGKIETNIATVKSLSSKIAQTSEKIDKISKNQN
- a CDS encoding glycogen synthase produces the protein MKILYAASEAQPVAASGGLADVAGSLPKALVEEGHEACVVVPLYVNTIKQQWRDQMTYVTNFSVPVGWRNQYCGLFTAKINNVTYYFLDNEYYFKRDFGLYGYYDDAERYAFFSRAVLEMLKVIDFKPQIINSNDWQCALIPVYYSIFYRNDEKLWGIKNVFTIHNIQYQGRYGMEILEDVLGIPKHFASLMEYDRDINLMKAAIEVADKVTTVSPTYSKEILDPWFSHGLDRALSDKQYKTCGFLNGIDTDMYNPATDPSIPANFTVSKKAGKKICTQKLLEEVGLPQGEEPVLGMVSRLVEHKGFDLVKCVFDDIINLGYKVVILGSGEAQYEQFFHEMRWKYPDRVAFTCGYIPDLAKKIYAGANMFLMPSKSEPCGLAQMISLRYGTIPIVRKTGGLADSIVDCGDENGTGYTFQSYNAHDMLYAVKRAKDCYWNKTEWNKLVTRAMKADFSWKQSAKLYIGLYKELAGEQ